A genomic segment from Candidatus Zixiibacteriota bacterium encodes:
- a CDS encoding DUF4013 domain-containing protein, producing MPDLARSFTYMFEDKAWLSKVLVGAAFVLLSPLIIGALFLGGYLVEVIKRSYEDHEVPLPEWDNFGDMIGKGLIMLIITVVLYIPAIIINFLPCTQLLVFAYTILAMLVAPLFYARYAVTGDLNAVFAFSEIIDLLKDNIANLAAVLIMWIIFGVIASLGVLALGIGVLFTMFYANLGLCFLFGKVYQEAMKKKEASGVGGEPGSVG from the coding sequence ATGCCCGATCTCGCAAGATCTTTTACTTACATGTTCGAGGATAAAGCGTGGCTTTCGAAAGTGCTGGTCGGCGCTGCGTTCGTGCTGTTGTCGCCACTTATCATAGGTGCGCTGTTTCTCGGTGGGTACTTAGTCGAGGTCATCAAACGATCATACGAGGATCATGAGGTGCCGCTGCCGGAATGGGATAATTTCGGCGACATGATTGGAAAAGGGCTGATCATGCTGATCATCACCGTCGTGCTCTATATCCCCGCCATCATCATTAACTTTCTGCCGTGTACGCAGTTGCTGGTGTTCGCATACACGATTCTCGCGATGCTGGTGGCTCCGCTGTTCTACGCACGCTACGCGGTAACTGGGGATCTTAACGCAGTTTTCGCATTCAGCGAGATAATCGATCTTCTTAAAGACAATATCGCGAATCTTGCGGCTGTACTGATCATGTGGATCATCTTCGGGGTCATTGCGTCTCTCGGGGTGCTTGCACTCGGAATCGGTGTGTTATTCACGATGTTCTATGCCAATCTCGGTCTCTGTTTCCTGTTCGGCAAAGTCTATCAGGAGGCGATGAAGAAGAAAGAGGCATCAGGCGTCGGAGGTGAGCCGGGATCTGTTGGATAA